The genomic window CCAATTGCCGGTTTAGTCCGTTTGTTGCAGACTTGCCGATCCATAAGCCCCTGACCTGGGGCTTCGCGCCGGAGAGAAAGGATCAGGTATGACCGTGCCACGGGGGCCCGTCGATTCCTCCCGGGTTCCGCGGTTCGCCGGCCCGGCCACCTTCGCGCGGCTGCCGCGCCTGGACGAGGTCGGGCACGCCGACGTCGCGGTGGTGGGCGTACCGTTCGACAGCGGGGTCTCCTACCGCCCCGGCGCCCGGTTCGGCCCTTCGGCCGTCCGCGAGGCCAGCCGGCTGCTCCGGCCGTACCACCCGGGCCTGGACGTCTCGCCGTTCGCGGCGGTTCAGGTGGCGGACGCGGGCGACATCGCGGTCAACCCGTTCGACATCCGCGAGGCCGTCGAGACCATCGAAGAGGCCGCCTCCGGGCTGACGGAGGACGGCACGCGCCTGGTCACGGTCGGCGGGGACCACACGATCGCGCTGCCGCTGCTGCGGGCGGCCGCCCGGCGGCACGGCCCGGTGGCGCTGCTGCACTTCGACGCGCACCTTGACACCTGGGACACCTACTTCGGGGCCGAGTACACCCACGGCACGCCGTTCCGCCGTGCGGTCGAGGAGGGCATCCTCGACACCGAGGCGGTCTGCCACGTCGGCACCCGCGGGCCGTTGTACGGCAAGAAGGACCTGGAGGACGACCGGCGCCTGGGCTTCGGTATCGTGACCAGCGCGGATGTGATGCGCCGGGGCGTGGACGAGATCACCGACGCGCTGCGTCAGCGGATCGGCGGCCGTCCGCTCTACCTCTCGATCGACATCGACGTGCTCGACCCTGCGCACGCGCCCGGCACCGGCACCCCCGAGGCCGGGGGCCTGACGAGCCGGGAACTGCTGGAGATCCTGCGCGGCCTGGCCGGGTGCGACCTCGTCGGCGCCGACGTCGTGGAGGTCTCCCCGGCGTACGACCACGCCGAGATCACCTCCGTCGCCGCCTCCCACGTGGCCTACGACCTGATCAGCCTGCTCGCACTCAAGGAGGAGCAGTGAGCGACACGAACACGGCGCCGGGACTGCCCGCCGCCTTTGCCTGGTCCCCGAAGGACTGGGCCTCGGAGCGTGCGTTCTCCACGCCCGACGCGGCCGAGGTGTGGTGCTACACCGACCGGTTCTCCTACTTCCCGGGGGAGACCGTCCGCTTCCACCTCAGCTCCAGCGTCCCGTCCTTCGACCTGGAGGTGGTCCGCGACGGGCTGGAGCCGCGCGTGGTGTGGTCGCGCACCGGGCTGTCGGCGGGCCGGCACGAGGCGCCGGCCGACGCGCACGCCGTCGGCTGCGGCTGGCCCGTGGGCCTCGAACTGGAGATCCCCGGCGACTGGCGCAGCGGCTTCCACATCGTCACGGTGCGCGCGGTCACGCCGTCCGGGGAGCTGTGGGAGCGTGAGCACTTCTTCGTCGTCAAGGCCCCGGCCGGGCGGCGTGCCCCGGCCGCGCTCGTGCTGACCACCGGCACGCTGCTGGCCTACAACGACTGGGGCGGCGCCAACCACTACCGCGGCCTGGGCAACGACCCGAGGTCCGACAACGGGTCGCCGCTGGCCTCGACCCAGCGCCCCATCGCCCGCGGAATGATCCGCAAGCCGCTCAGCGCGCCGCGGGAGGCCAACCCCGGCGTCCTGCCCATGCACGGCGCCCCCCGCTATCCCTCCTACGAGTGGGCGCGCCTGTTCGGGTACAGCCGCCACCACGCCGACGCGTTCTGGGCGACGTACGAGCGGCACTTCGTGGTGTGGGCCGAGCGCAACGGGTACGAGATCGACTACCTGACCCAGCACGACCTGCACTTCGACCCCCACGCGCTGGACGGGTACTCCTGCGTCGTCGTCGTCGGGCACGACGAGTACTGGTCGTGGCGGATGCGCGACACCGTCGACGCGTTCGTCGACGCCGGCGGCAACCTGGCCAGGTTCGGCGGCAACTACCAGTGGCAGGTGCGGCTCAGCGACGACGGCACCACGCAGTACTGCTACCGCCTGCCGTCCCTCGACCCGGAGGCGGCCACGACGCCGCACCTGGCCACCACGGTGTGGGAGGCCAAGTCGGTCGGGCGTCCCGGCGCCACCACCATCGGCCTCAACGGCCTCGGCGGGATCTACAACCGCTACGGCGTCGCCACCCCCCGCTCGTCGGGCGGCTTCACGGTCTACCGGCCGCACCACTGGGCGTTCGAGGGGACCGACCTCTACTACGGCGACCTGCTCGGCGGGCCTCCCTACTTCCTGGCGGCCTTCGAGCTCGACTCGGTCGAGTACACCTTCCGCCGCGGCCTGCCGTACCCGACCTTCGAGGACGGCGCGCCGGAGACGCTGGAGATCCTGGCCCTCGCGCCGGCCGTACGGGGCGAGGAGGACCGCTTCGGCGGCCGGGTGCCGATCGGCGGGCCGGAGGAAGAGGTCTACAACTACAACGCCGACCTCGGCGACGACCTGCCCGACTACGTGCACGAGGGCGAGATGCGGGGGGCCGGGATGATCGCGGCGTTCACCCGCGGCGACGGCGAGGTCTTCAACGGCGGCACCACCGAGTGGTCCCACGTGCTCAGCCTCGGCGACCCGTTCGTCGAGCGCATCACCCACAACGTCCTGCGCCGCTTCGGCGCCGGCAGCCGCACCGGAGACAACGGGGGAGCCGCAGCATGAACGACCGGCACACTTCGGCGGGCATCGACGCCGTCCGCGCGATCACGGCCGGGAACGGCGAGCGCTTCGTGCCGCCGCTGAGCGACTACCACCTGCTGTCCGCCGAGTGGACGGAGGCGGAGTTCCGCGTCTTCGGCGGCGCGGCGAGCTCCTTCACCGGCGGTTACTGGACGGGCGAGCCCGGCGCCGTGCGGTTCGACTCCTGGCCCT from Microbispora sp. ZYX-F-249 includes these protein-coding regions:
- the speB gene encoding agmatinase, with the translated sequence MTVPRGPVDSSRVPRFAGPATFARLPRLDEVGHADVAVVGVPFDSGVSYRPGARFGPSAVREASRLLRPYHPGLDVSPFAAVQVADAGDIAVNPFDIREAVETIEEAASGLTEDGTRLVTVGGDHTIALPLLRAAARRHGPVALLHFDAHLDTWDTYFGAEYTHGTPFRRAVEEGILDTEAVCHVGTRGPLYGKKDLEDDRRLGFGIVTSADVMRRGVDEITDALRQRIGGRPLYLSIDIDVLDPAHAPGTGTPEAGGLTSRELLEILRGLAGCDLVGADVVEVSPAYDHAEITSVAASHVAYDLISLLALKEEQ
- a CDS encoding N,N-dimethylformamidase beta subunit family domain-containing protein — encoded protein: MSDTNTAPGLPAAFAWSPKDWASERAFSTPDAAEVWCYTDRFSYFPGETVRFHLSSSVPSFDLEVVRDGLEPRVVWSRTGLSAGRHEAPADAHAVGCGWPVGLELEIPGDWRSGFHIVTVRAVTPSGELWEREHFFVVKAPAGRRAPAALVLTTGTLLAYNDWGGANHYRGLGNDPRSDNGSPLASTQRPIARGMIRKPLSAPREANPGVLPMHGAPRYPSYEWARLFGYSRHHADAFWATYERHFVVWAERNGYEIDYLTQHDLHFDPHALDGYSCVVVVGHDEYWSWRMRDTVDAFVDAGGNLARFGGNYQWQVRLSDDGTTQYCYRLPSLDPEAATTPHLATTVWEAKSVGRPGATTIGLNGLGGIYNRYGVATPRSSGGFTVYRPHHWAFEGTDLYYGDLLGGPPYFLAAFELDSVEYTFRRGLPYPTFEDGAPETLEILALAPAVRGEEDRFGGRVPIGGPEEEVYNYNADLGDDLPDYVHEGEMRGAGMIAAFTRGDGEVFNGGTTEWSHVLSLGDPFVERITHNVLRRFGAGSRTGDNGGAAA
- a CDS encoding cupin domain-containing protein, producing the protein MNDRHTSAGIDAVRAITAGNGERFVPPLSDYHLLSAEWTEAEFRVFGGAASSFTGGYWTGEPGAVRFDSWPYDEICFILKGRVAVQDESGRRKEFGPGESFHIPQGFRGDWITLEPSEKVFVAVTR